The nucleotide sequence AAAACGGGTCAGATGATTTATAACCCCGTTCGCAGAGGGAGAGAGCGCATCGGAAGACTCCTCCTGATGCATGCAAATAAGCGGCAGGACGTGACGGTGGTACGGACCGGAGATATCGTGGCGGCAGTCGGCTTTAAAGACACCACTACCGGGGATACCCTGTGCGATATCAATCATCAGATTGTCCTCGAAAGCATGAAATTCCCGCAACCCGTCATCTCGGTCGCTATCGAACCGAAGACGAAAGCAGACCAGGAAAAATTGGCGACGGCCCTGAGGAAGTTGGCCGATGAGGATCCCACTTTTAAAGTCAAAGTGGACACGGAGACCGGCCAGACAATTATCGAGGGCATGGGGGAACTGCATCTGGAAATCATTATCGACCGCATGCTGCGTGAGTTCTCGGTCACAGCGAATGTCGGAAAACCCCAGGTCGCATATAAAGAGAGCGTCACAAAAGCCGCGCAGGGAGAAGGAAAATTCATCAGGCAAAGCGGCGGGCGCGGACAGTACGGCCATGTCAAACTGCGGGTCGAACCGCAGGATCGCGGGAAGGGATTCGAGTTTATCAATAACGTGATCGGCGGAGCCATTCCCAAAGAATATATCACTTCGATCGAACGAGGGGTCCAAGAAGCCCTTGAAAACGGTATTATCGCCGGATATCCAGTCGTGGACGTCAAGGTTTCGCTGCTCGATGGGTCATATCATGAGGTTGATTCCTCCGATCTTGCATTCAGGATCGCCGGCTCAATGGCTTTTCGCGATGCCGGCTCAAAAGCCGACCCGCAGTTGCTCGAACCGATTATGAAGGTCGAAGTCGTCGTGCCCGAAGTTTATATGGGCGACGTGCTCGGAGATATAAACTCCCGACGGGGGCGCATCGAGGGAATCGAGACCCGCGGGAACACGAAACTGGTGAACGCCCTCGTTCCACTGGCAGAAATGTTCGGGTACGCGACCGATCTGCGGTCGAAAACACAAGGACGGGCAACCTATACAATGCAGTTCTCTCACTATGGGATCATGCCCAAAACCTTGGCTGATTCAATTGTCGAGAGGATAACTGGATAACTTCCTGAAGGAAGATATTTGGAAAGGACAGGAGGCGGCAATACATGGCCAAGCAAAAAT is from Candidatus Abyssobacteria bacterium SURF_5 and encodes:
- the fusA gene encoding elongation factor G, whose translation is MDRRHPLSHTRNIGIMAHIDAGKTTITERILYYTGRTYKMGEVHEGAAEMDWMEQEKERGITITSAATTCYWKNHRINIIDTPGHVDFTVEVERSLRVLDGAIAVFDGVAGVEPQTETVWRQADKYRVPRIAFVNKMDRVGADMDMCVKSMRTRLGAKPVAIQMPVGREESFSGMVDLVSMKAYHYDDESLGATYDEIPVPAELAAAAEAGHHAIIEILAEEDDEITEKYLEGKTIPQEEIEAALRRCTLAGKLFPVLCGAAFRNKGIQILLDAIIKYLPAPIDVLPVQGFSPTKKKDELRHPSDDEPFAALAFKVMNDPFVGKLTYFRVYSGTAKTGQMIYNPVRRGRERIGRLLLMHANKRQDVTVVRTGDIVAAVGFKDTTTGDTLCDINHQIVLESMKFPQPVISVAIEPKTKADQEKLATALRKLADEDPTFKVKVDTETGQTIIEGMGELHLEIIIDRMLREFSVTANVGKPQVAYKESVTKAAQGEGKFIRQSGGRGQYGHVKLRVEPQDRGKGFEFINNVIGGAIPKEYITSIERGVQEALENGIIAGYPVVDVKVSLLDGSYHEVDSSDLAFRIAGSMAFRDAGSKADPQLLEPIMKVEVVVPEVYMGDVLGDINSRRGRIEGIETRGNTKLVNALVPLAEMFGYATDLRSKTQGRATYTMQFSHYGIMPKTLADSIVERITG